The Xenopus tropicalis strain Nigerian chromosome 2, UCB_Xtro_10.0, whole genome shotgun sequence genome window below encodes:
- the gpr61 gene encoding G-protein coupled receptor 61 → MDTSLPSHTWNLSFNFSGASSPTNPQYGALFLMLLMDLLAVAGNVAVMGVIMKTPSLRKFVLVFHLCVVDLLAALTLMPLAMLSGGGGTYLYEGQGLGQMACRAYLFLSVCLTSTGILSISAINIERYYYVVHPMRYQVKMTMGLVSWVLAGVWVKALLTSLVPVLGWNPPAPGHCSLQGGGNSVFRAGFLLFYSSFYFLLPLTIIIVVYCSMFKVARVAALHHGPLPTWMDTSPQRRRSESLSSRSTMVTGSGGTRGTPQQRLPGGGGGGKAAAVLAAVGGQFLLCWLPYFGFHLYAALRSPPPPPGSRAEWVVTWMGFLCFASNPIFYGCLNRQIRLELGRWVGCFFKRGGAGEDELRLPSREGSIEENFLQFLQGTGCPPEPRAPTHNIPKGGHPAVDFRIPGQIAEETSEFLEQPWDVTAVNRDYISTGPSPKT, encoded by the coding sequence ATGGATACCTCCCTTCCCTCTCACACTTGGAACCTTTCCTTCAATTTTTCAGGGGCCTCCTCTCCCACAAACCCCCAGTATGGGGCCCTCTTCCTCATGCTTCTCATGGACCTTCTAGCAGTGGCTGGGAATGTGGCAGTCATGGGGGTCATCATGAAAACTCCATCCCTCAGGAAGTTTGTTCTGGTCTTCCACTTATGTGTGGTGGATCTTCTGGCTGCACTAACCCTTATGCCATTGGCCATGTTGTCAGGGGGTGGGGGCACCTATCTGTATGAAGGCCAAGGTTTGGGGCAGATGGCCTGCCGTGCCTACCTCTTCCTAAGTGTTTGTCTGACCAGCACAGGTATCTTGTCTATTTCTGCCATCAACATAGAGAGATACTACTATGTGGTACATCCAATGAGATACCAAGTCAAAATGACAATGGGATTGGTCAGCTGGGTTTTGGCTGGGGTTTGGGTCAAGGCCCTTCTGACTTCACTTGTCCCTGTACTGGGCTGGAACCCCCCAGCCCCTGGACACTGCAGTCTGCAGGGAGGGGGCAACAGTGTCTTCCGTGCTGGATTTCTTCTGTTTTACTCCTCATTCTATTTTCTATTGCCTCTTACCATCATCATTGTTGTATACTGCAGCATGTTCAAGGTGGCACGGGTGGCTGCCCTGCACCATGGGCCTCTGCCCACCTGGATGGACACATCTCCTCAGCGGCGGCGTTCAGAATCTCTTAGCAGCCGTTCCACTATGGTGACTGGTTCAGGTGGTACTCGTGGGACACCACAGCAGCGTCTACCAGgtgggggaggaggagggaaggCTGCAGCTGTCTTGGCTGCAGTAGGAGGTCAGTTTTTGCTATGCTGGTTGCCCTATTTTGGCTTTCATCTGTATGCTGCACTGCGCTCTCCCCCTCCACCACCTGGATCGCGTGCAGAGTGGGTTGTCACCTGGATGGGATTCCTTTGCTTTGCATCAAACCCTATTTTCTATGGATGTCTCAACAGGCAAATTCGTTTGGAACTGGGGAGGTGGGTAGGTTGCTTCTTTAAAAGAGGTGGTGCTGGAGAAGATGAACTACGACTGCCCAGCAGGGAAGGCTCCATTGAGGAAAACTTCTTGCAGTTTCTACAAGGGACTGGTTGCCCTCCTGAACCTAGAGCCCCCACCCACAACATCCCTAAAGGGGGACATCCAGCTGTGGACTTTCGGATTCCAGGTCAGATAGCAGAAGAAACCTCTGAGTTCCTAGAGCAACCATGGGATGTGACAGCTGTAAACAGAGATTATATCAGTACTGGTCCATCTCCGAAAACATAA